A region from the Serinibacter arcticus genome encodes:
- the dapE gene encoding succinyl-diaminopimelate desuccinylase codes for MTDAPAPAATLPDLATTDPVELTRALCDLPSVSGDERAIADAIETALRALPHLEVLRDGDAVLARTTLGRASRVVIAGHIDTVPVQGNLPTQLRHDDAVGEVLWGRGTVDMKGGVAVALHLAATVTEPAVDVTYAFYDHEEVEADKNGLGRIARRHPAWLAADFAILGEPTAGHVEGGCNGTMRLEVATTGRTAHSARAWRGHNAIHDLAPVLAALAAHESETVTVDGLDYREGLNAVGIGGGIAGNMIPDAAVVTVNYRFAPHRDAAAAEAYVRAVLADALADLPDVTITVTDVAEGARPGLDHTVAAAFVRAAVAATGAEVNPKYGWTDVARFSALGVPAVNFGPGDPNLAHADDERCPTAQITDVAAALRAWLAPAS; via the coding sequence GTGACCGACGCCCCCGCCCCCGCCGCGACCCTGCCCGATCTCGCCACGACCGACCCGGTCGAGCTGACCCGCGCCCTGTGCGACCTGCCGTCCGTCAGCGGTGACGAGCGGGCGATCGCCGACGCGATCGAGACCGCGCTGCGGGCCCTGCCCCACCTCGAGGTGCTGCGCGATGGCGACGCCGTCCTCGCGCGCACCACGCTGGGTCGCGCGAGCCGCGTCGTGATCGCGGGCCACATCGACACCGTCCCGGTCCAGGGCAACCTGCCCACGCAGCTGCGCCACGACGACGCCGTCGGTGAGGTGCTGTGGGGACGCGGGACCGTGGACATGAAGGGGGGCGTCGCCGTCGCGCTCCACCTCGCCGCCACGGTGACGGAGCCAGCCGTCGACGTCACCTACGCCTTCTACGACCACGAGGAGGTCGAGGCGGACAAGAACGGTCTCGGCCGCATCGCGCGTCGCCACCCCGCGTGGCTCGCCGCCGACTTCGCGATCCTCGGCGAGCCGACGGCCGGTCACGTCGAGGGCGGCTGCAACGGCACGATGCGGCTCGAGGTCGCCACCACCGGTCGGACGGCGCACTCCGCCCGCGCCTGGCGCGGGCACAACGCGATCCACGACCTGGCGCCCGTGCTCGCGGCGCTCGCGGCCCACGAGAGCGAGACGGTCACGGTCGACGGACTGGACTACCGCGAGGGCCTGAACGCGGTCGGGATCGGCGGCGGGATCGCCGGCAACATGATTCCGGACGCGGCCGTCGTCACCGTGAACTACCGCTTCGCCCCGCACCGCGACGCCGCGGCCGCCGAGGCCTACGTCCGTGCGGTGCTGGCCGACGCCCTCGCCGATCTGCCCGACGTCACGATCACGGTGACCGACGTCGCGGAGGGTGCTCGCCCCGGCCTGGACCACACGGTCGCCGCCGCCTTCGTGCGTGCCGCCGTCGCCGCCACCGGCGCCGAGGTCAACCCGAAGTACGGCTGGACCGACGTCGCCCGCTTCTCCGCGCTCGGCGTCCCCGCCGTCAACTTCGGTCCGGGCGATCCCAACCTCGCCCACGCCGACGACGAGCGCTGCCCGACGGCCCAGATCACCGACGTCGCCGCGGCGCTGCGGGCCTGGCTGGCCCCCGCCTCGTAG
- a CDS encoding ABC-F family ATP-binding cassette domain-containing protein, with protein MTSTTPSLTPVLAARGVSFGYAGTPVLTDVTLQVDPGHRLGLVGENGSGKSTLLRLLAGTLDPDAGEIVRPADVGLLAQELPYAGTTAVGAVVEDALADVRALERELTDAGTALADAAPDDDAPAARYERALAAAEAAQVWDADARAAATLGGLGIGALATDPDRAVATLSGGQRTRLHLASLLIRSPRVLLLDEPTNHLDDDAVDFLADVLRRTPGAVVMASHDRSFLDAVATGIADLDPAAGPVGAATGVALTGGGFTDHLAARAAARTAWEERYAAEQAELDELRHAVRVTARQVAPGRGPTDNDKFITKFKGARVDRTVSRRVKDAAGRLADLEERQVRKPRTPLRFAPPVHRGARPEGLLAWARDVVVTGRLDMTAAGVPALELAAGRRLLLTGGNGAGKSTLLHVLAGDLAPDGGTVGRMAGVRIALLEQDLALAGERRTPRELLTLLAPSQHATGAPAHDADTPVDALGLLAPRDLGRPVGDLSVGTRRRVVLAMLMAQRPDVLLLDEPTNHLSLTLVDELVAALADWPGAVVMATHDRWLRTHWDGEVVDLGA; from the coding sequence ATGACATCCACCACCCCCTCCCTCACGCCCGTCCTCGCCGCGCGCGGGGTCTCCTTCGGCTACGCCGGCACGCCCGTGCTCACGGACGTCACGCTCCAGGTCGACCCCGGCCACCGGCTCGGCCTCGTCGGGGAGAACGGCTCGGGCAAGTCGACGCTGCTGCGCCTCCTCGCGGGCACCCTCGACCCCGACGCCGGCGAGATCGTCCGACCGGCCGACGTCGGGCTGCTCGCGCAGGAGCTGCCCTACGCCGGCACGACGGCGGTCGGGGCCGTCGTCGAGGACGCGCTCGCCGACGTGCGCGCGCTCGAGCGGGAGCTCACCGACGCCGGGACGGCGCTCGCGGACGCCGCGCCCGACGACGACGCCCCCGCCGCGCGCTACGAGCGTGCCCTCGCGGCCGCGGAGGCCGCCCAGGTCTGGGACGCCGACGCGCGCGCCGCCGCCACGCTCGGCGGACTCGGGATCGGGGCGCTCGCGACGGACCCGGACCGCGCCGTCGCCACGCTCTCGGGCGGGCAGCGCACCCGCCTCCACCTCGCCTCGCTGCTCATCCGCAGCCCCCGGGTGCTCCTGCTGGACGAGCCCACGAACCACCTCGACGACGACGCCGTCGACTTCCTCGCGGACGTCCTGCGCCGCACGCCAGGCGCCGTCGTGATGGCGAGCCACGACCGGTCCTTCCTCGACGCCGTCGCCACCGGGATCGCCGATCTCGACCCGGCCGCCGGCCCGGTCGGGGCGGCCACCGGGGTCGCCCTCACCGGCGGTGGCTTCACCGACCATCTCGCTGCCCGGGCCGCGGCGCGTACCGCGTGGGAGGAGCGGTACGCCGCGGAGCAGGCGGAGCTCGACGAGCTGCGGCACGCCGTGCGGGTGACCGCGCGCCAGGTCGCCCCCGGCCGCGGTCCCACGGACAACGACAAATTCATCACCAAGTTCAAGGGCGCCCGCGTCGACCGGACGGTCTCGCGGCGGGTCAAGGACGCCGCCGGGCGACTGGCCGACCTCGAGGAACGGCAGGTGCGCAAGCCCCGCACACCGCTGCGGTTCGCCCCGCCCGTCCACCGCGGCGCCCGCCCCGAGGGTCTCCTGGCGTGGGCGCGCGACGTCGTGGTCACCGGCCGTCTCGACATGACCGCCGCGGGCGTCCCCGCCCTGGAGCTCGCGGCCGGGCGCCGACTCCTCCTCACCGGCGGCAACGGCGCCGGGAAGTCGACGCTCCTGCACGTCCTCGCGGGCGACCTCGCGCCCGACGGCGGCACGGTGGGTCGGATGGCCGGCGTCCGGATCGCGCTGCTCGAGCAGGACCTCGCCCTCGCTGGGGAGCGGCGCACGCCGCGCGAGCTGCTCACGCTGCTCGCCCCGTCCCAGCACGCCACCGGCGCCCCGGCACACGACGCCGACACCCCCGTCGACGCCCTCGGCCTCCTCGCGCCGCGCGACCTCGGACGCCCGGTGGGCGACCTCTCCGTCGGCACCCGCCGCCGCGTCGTCCTGGCGATGCTGATGGCCCAGCGGCCCGACGTGCTGCTCCTCGACGAGCCCACCAACCACCTCTCCCTCACGCTCGTGGACGAGCTGGTGGCGGCGCTCGCGGACTGGCCGGGCGCCGTCGTGATGGCCACGCACGACCGCTGGCTGCGCACCCACTGGGACGGCGAGGTCGTGGACCTGGGCGCGTAG
- a CDS encoding NAD(P)H-quinone dehydrogenase, with product MTSPAISSTPAATGPTDGKRGASPTRRGSQVVIVGGGPGGYEAALVAAQLEADVTLVERQGLGGAAVLTDVVPSKTLIATAEWRALVESADELGIHMGELRNAALEVDLGEVNARVLALAKQQSDDIRTNLEARGIRVVDGEGRLAAPDTVTVSTAAEDEIELHADVVLLATGASPRVLPTAVPDGERILTWTQVYGLDALPERLIVVGSGVTGAEFAGAFSALGVDVVLVSSRDRVLPGEDADAAELIENAFRRRGMEVLSRSRAAGVVRRGDEVVVSLEDGREVVGSHCLLAVGGVPNTAGLGLDGAGVATTPSGHITVDRVSRTTVRGVYAAGDVTGVLPLASVAATQGRIAMWHALGDAVAPLDVRRVPATVFTSPEIATVGISEADAAAHDARVSIVPLARNPRAKMLGIHEGFVKVISREGSGSVLGGVVVGPRASELIHVLTLAVATRTTVDQLASAMTIYPSLSGSIAEGARQLHTPVVD from the coding sequence ATGACGTCTCCTGCGATCTCCTCGACGCCTGCGGCCACCGGCCCGACCGACGGCAAGCGCGGCGCCTCCCCGACACGGCGCGGCAGCCAGGTCGTGATCGTCGGCGGTGGGCCAGGCGGCTACGAGGCCGCGCTGGTCGCGGCCCAGCTCGAGGCGGACGTGACGCTCGTGGAGCGCCAGGGCCTCGGGGGAGCGGCCGTGCTCACCGATGTCGTTCCGTCCAAGACGTTGATCGCGACGGCGGAGTGGCGCGCGCTGGTGGAGAGCGCCGACGAGCTCGGCATCCACATGGGTGAGCTGCGCAACGCCGCCCTGGAGGTGGACCTCGGCGAGGTCAACGCGCGCGTGCTCGCGCTGGCGAAGCAGCAGTCGGACGACATCCGCACCAACCTCGAGGCGCGCGGGATCCGGGTGGTCGACGGTGAGGGTCGCCTCGCGGCGCCCGACACGGTGACGGTCTCGACGGCGGCCGAGGACGAGATCGAGCTGCACGCCGACGTCGTGCTGCTCGCGACCGGCGCCTCGCCGCGCGTGCTCCCGACGGCGGTGCCCGACGGCGAGCGGATCCTCACCTGGACCCAGGTGTACGGGCTGGACGCTCTGCCCGAGCGGCTGATCGTCGTCGGCTCCGGGGTGACCGGCGCGGAGTTCGCCGGTGCGTTCAGCGCGCTCGGGGTCGACGTCGTGCTGGTCTCCAGCCGCGACCGCGTGCTCCCGGGTGAGGACGCCGACGCGGCGGAGCTGATCGAGAACGCGTTCCGCCGTCGCGGCATGGAGGTGCTGTCGCGGTCCCGGGCGGCCGGCGTCGTGCGCCGCGGCGACGAGGTCGTCGTCTCGCTCGAGGACGGCCGCGAGGTCGTCGGCTCGCACTGCCTGCTCGCCGTCGGCGGGGTGCCGAACACGGCCGGGCTCGGGCTGGACGGCGCCGGCGTCGCGACCACGCCGAGCGGCCACATCACGGTCGACCGCGTCTCCCGCACCACCGTCCGCGGCGTCTACGCGGCCGGCGACGTCACGGGCGTGCTGCCGCTGGCCTCCGTGGCGGCCACGCAGGGACGCATCGCGATGTGGCACGCGCTGGGCGACGCCGTCGCGCCCCTGGACGTGCGCCGCGTGCCGGCGACGGTGTTCACCTCACCCGAGATCGCGACCGTGGGGATCAGCGAGGCCGATGCCGCCGCGCACGACGCCCGCGTCTCCATCGTCCCGCTGGCGCGCAACCCGCGCGCCAAGATGCTCGGCATCCACGAGGGCTTCGTGAAGGTCATCTCGCGCGAGGGGTCGGGGTCGGTGCTGGGCGGTGTCGTGGTGGGGCCGCGCGCGAGCGAGCTCATCCACGTGCTGACGCTCGCCGTCGCGACCCGGACCACGGTGGACCAGCTCGCCAGCGCGATGACGATCTACCCGTCGCTCTCGGGCTCGATCGCCGAGGGCGCGCGCCAGCTCCACACCCCCGTCGTCGACTGA
- a CDS encoding purine-nucleoside phosphorylase has protein sequence MNASTLDIDDPRTDPFAVAQAAARQIADLTGITRHDVALVLGSGWGGAADLLGETVAEIPAADIVGFTAPAVAGHGATIRSIRIDHDEHAPTGEGAYGEDRYALVLGSRTHYYEGRGVRRVAHGVRTAAAAGARTVVLTNGCGGLVPEWEPGTPVLISDHLNLTAASPLEGATFVDLTDLYTPRLRELARTVDPSLAEGVYVQFRGPHYETPAEVRMAGVLGGHLVGMSTTLEAIAARQAGMEILGISLVTNAAAGISPDPLSHEEVLEAGAAAGPRISALLASIVRKL, from the coding sequence GTGAACGCATCGACCCTCGACATCGACGACCCCCGCACCGACCCGTTCGCCGTGGCCCAGGCCGCGGCGAGGCAGATCGCGGACCTCACGGGGATCACCCGCCACGACGTCGCGCTCGTGCTCGGCTCCGGCTGGGGCGGCGCCGCCGACCTGCTGGGCGAGACGGTCGCCGAGATCCCCGCCGCCGACATCGTGGGCTTCACCGCCCCCGCCGTCGCGGGCCACGGCGCGACCATCCGTTCCATCCGGATCGACCACGACGAGCACGCCCCCACCGGCGAGGGCGCCTACGGCGAGGACCGCTACGCCCTGGTGCTCGGCTCGCGCACCCACTACTACGAGGGCCGCGGCGTGCGGCGCGTCGCCCACGGGGTGCGGACGGCCGCGGCCGCCGGCGCCCGCACCGTCGTCCTCACGAACGGCTGCGGCGGGCTCGTCCCCGAGTGGGAGCCCGGCACGCCGGTCCTGATCAGCGACCACCTCAACCTCACGGCGGCCTCCCCGCTCGAGGGCGCGACCTTCGTCGACCTCACCGACCTCTACACGCCGCGTCTGCGCGAGCTGGCCCGCACGGTCGACCCGAGCCTGGCCGAGGGTGTGTACGTGCAGTTCCGCGGCCCCCACTACGAGACGCCCGCCGAGGTCCGGATGGCCGGCGTGCTCGGCGGCCACCTCGTCGGGATGAGCACGACGCTCGAGGCCATCGCGGCCCGTCAGGCCGGGATGGAGATCCTCGGCATCTCGCTGGTCACCAACGCCGCCGCCGGCATCTCGCCCGACCCGCTCTCGCACGAGGAGGTCCTCGAGGCGGGCGCTGCCGCGGGACCCCGCATCAGCGCGCTGCTCGCCTCGATCGTGCGGAAGCTCTGA
- a CDS encoding phospho-sugar mutase: MPLQMALSRARAWVLDDPDEATAAEVTALCTAAEQGDTGAEAELLDRFSGTLQFGTAGLRGAIGGGSNRMNRAVVLRAAAGLTSYLVAALAEQGAERPRVVIGYDARHYSRIFAHDTAAVVTAAGGEALLMPQEWPTPVLAFAVRHLDADAGVMVTASHNPAADNGYKVYLGGRIVADSGQGAQIVPPYDAAIAAGIAAVKQVADIPRAESGWTVLDDDVHAAYLAALAGRPTHAGVGSLRVVTTAMHGVGGATLTSALVAAGVTDLHTVAEQAEPDPAFPTVAFPNPEEPGAMDLAFACARELEADVIIAVDPDADRCAVAIPDASAEGGWRRLSGDETGALLGEQVARAVAAAPGSGDGVANSAVLACSIVSSRQLAAIARANGLRHRATLTGFKWISRVPDLVFGYEEALGYCVLPAAVRDKDGISAAVAVVNLLAQARERGSDLQGELDALARRDGLYATTPVTVRVTDLSLIGVAMGRLRAAPPASLGGSEVTRVVDLVEGLTVPDEDGSNGGEYTVPGTDGVLLETADGSRVIVRPSGTEPKLKAYLEAVVPVEDEASLAHGTAVERARALAQARLAAIADDVRAATGL, encoded by the coding sequence ATGCCCCTGCAGATGGCCCTCTCGCGGGCGCGCGCCTGGGTGCTGGACGACCCCGACGAGGCGACGGCGGCCGAGGTCACCGCGCTGTGCACGGCGGCGGAGCAGGGCGACACCGGGGCCGAGGCGGAGCTGCTCGACCGCTTCTCCGGCACGCTGCAGTTCGGCACGGCCGGGCTGCGCGGCGCGATCGGCGGCGGCAGCAACCGCATGAACCGGGCCGTCGTGCTGCGGGCGGCCGCCGGGCTGACGAGCTACCTCGTCGCCGCCCTCGCGGAGCAGGGCGCCGAGCGTCCCCGCGTCGTCATCGGGTACGACGCCCGCCACTACAGCCGGATCTTCGCGCACGACACGGCCGCCGTCGTCACGGCCGCCGGCGGCGAGGCCCTCCTCATGCCGCAGGAGTGGCCGACGCCGGTGCTCGCCTTCGCGGTCCGCCACCTCGACGCCGACGCCGGCGTCATGGTGACGGCGTCGCACAACCCCGCGGCCGACAACGGCTACAAGGTCTACCTCGGCGGCCGCATCGTGGCCGACTCCGGTCAGGGCGCCCAGATCGTGCCGCCGTACGACGCCGCCATCGCGGCCGGGATCGCGGCGGTCAAGCAGGTCGCCGACATCCCGCGCGCCGAGTCGGGCTGGACCGTGCTCGACGACGACGTGCACGCCGCCTACCTGGCCGCCCTCGCCGGGCGGCCCACCCACGCGGGCGTGGGCTCGCTCCGCGTCGTGACGACGGCGATGCACGGCGTCGGCGGGGCGACGCTCACCTCCGCGCTGGTCGCGGCCGGGGTGACCGACCTGCACACCGTCGCCGAGCAGGCCGAGCCCGACCCGGCCTTCCCGACCGTCGCCTTCCCCAACCCGGAGGAGCCGGGCGCGATGGACCTGGCGTTCGCGTGCGCACGGGAGCTCGAGGCGGACGTGATCATCGCCGTCGACCCCGACGCCGACCGCTGCGCCGTCGCGATCCCCGACGCCTCGGCCGAGGGCGGCTGGCGCCGCCTGAGCGGTGACGAGACCGGCGCACTGCTGGGCGAGCAGGTCGCTCGCGCGGTCGCCGCTGCCCCGGGTTCCGGCGACGGCGTCGCCAACAGTGCCGTGCTCGCCTGCTCGATCGTCTCCTCGCGCCAGCTCGCCGCGATCGCCCGCGCGAACGGCCTGCGCCACCGCGCGACGCTCACCGGCTTCAAGTGGATCTCCCGCGTGCCCGACCTCGTGTTCGGCTACGAGGAGGCGCTGGGCTACTGCGTGCTGCCCGCGGCCGTGCGCGACAAGGACGGCATCTCGGCCGCCGTCGCCGTCGTGAACCTGCTCGCGCAGGCCCGCGAGCGCGGCAGCGACCTGCAGGGCGAGCTCGACGCGCTCGCGCGGCGCGACGGCCTCTACGCGACCACGCCGGTCACCGTCCGCGTGACCGACCTCAGCCTCATCGGCGTGGCGATGGGTCGGCTTCGTGCCGCTCCCCCGGCCTCGCTCGGCGGCAGCGAGGTCACCCGCGTGGTCGACCTCGTCGAGGGGCTCACCGTGCCCGACGAGGACGGGAGCAACGGCGGCGAGTACACCGTGCCCGGCACCGACGGCGTGCTGCTCGAGACGGCGGACGGCTCGCGCGTCATCGTCCGTCCGAGCGGGACCGAGCCGAAGCTCAAGGCCTACCTCGAGGCCGTCGTCCCCGTCGAGGACGAGGCGAGCCTCGCGCACGGCACCGCCGTCGAGCGGGCCCGCGCCCTGGCGCAGGCGCGCCTGGCCGCGATCGCCGACGACGTGCGAGCGGCCACGGGGCTGTAG
- a CDS encoding adenosine deaminase: protein MSTEDSYDAPPALTEAMICKLPKVVLHDHLDGGLRPTTMIELAEKVGHTLPATDPDALAEWFVTSADSGSLVRYLETFEHTIAVMQTVEGLHRVARDAAIDLAADGVVYAEQRYAPEQHLREGLTLQEVVDAVQQGFDDGVAEAAEAGHTITIGTLITAMRHADRGVEIAELALANRDRGVVGFDIAGAELGFPASNQAEAFAALRRENFPFTIHAGEADGASSVWDAVQQGTLRLGHGVRLVEDIVRPAHESTDHAQLGRLSQWVLDRQIPLEVAPSSNLQTGIAGTIAEHPVTFLRDLGFAVTINTDNRLMSATSMSREFNLLAAEADWTLDDFEEATLVAAFGAFAHRDVVERIVAEQIVPGYEAARAEG, encoded by the coding sequence ATGAGCACCGAGGACAGCTACGACGCCCCGCCCGCCCTCACCGAGGCGATGATCTGCAAGCTCCCCAAGGTGGTGCTGCACGACCACCTCGACGGCGGCCTGCGCCCCACCACCATGATCGAGCTCGCGGAGAAGGTCGGGCACACGCTCCCGGCCACGGACCCCGACGCGCTCGCCGAGTGGTTCGTCACCTCGGCCGACTCCGGGTCGCTCGTGCGCTACCTCGAGACGTTCGAGCACACCATCGCGGTCATGCAGACCGTCGAGGGCCTGCACCGCGTGGCCCGTGACGCCGCGATCGACCTCGCCGCCGACGGCGTCGTCTACGCCGAGCAGCGCTACGCCCCCGAGCAGCACCTGCGCGAGGGGCTGACGCTCCAGGAGGTCGTCGACGCCGTGCAGCAGGGCTTCGACGACGGCGTCGCCGAGGCCGCCGAGGCGGGCCACACGATCACGATCGGCACGCTCATCACCGCGATGCGGCACGCGGACCGCGGCGTCGAGATCGCCGAGCTCGCGCTGGCCAACCGCGACCGCGGCGTCGTCGGGTTCGACATCGCCGGGGCCGAGCTGGGCTTCCCGGCGTCGAACCAGGCGGAGGCCTTCGCGGCGCTGCGCCGCGAGAACTTCCCGTTCACGATCCACGCCGGCGAGGCGGACGGCGCCTCGTCCGTCTGGGACGCCGTGCAGCAGGGCACGCTGCGCCTGGGCCACGGCGTGCGCCTCGTGGAGGACATCGTCCGTCCGGCGCACGAGAGCACCGACCACGCGCAGCTCGGCCGGCTGTCGCAGTGGGTGCTGGACCGTCAGATCCCGCTCGAGGTCGCGCCGTCGTCCAACCTGCAGACGGGCATCGCGGGCACGATCGCCGAGCACCCGGTGACGTTCCTGCGCGACCTGGGCTTCGCCGTCACGATCAACACCGACAACCGCCTCATGTCGGCGACGTCGATGAGCCGCGAGTTCAACCTGCTCGCCGCCGAGGCCGACTGGACGCTCGACGACTTCGAGGAGGCCACGCTCGTGGCCGCGTTCGGCGCGTTCGCGCACCGCGACGTCGTCGAGCGCATCGTCGCCGAGCAGATCGTCCCGGGCTACGAGGCGGCGCGCGCGGAGGGCTGA
- a CDS encoding thymidine phosphorylase, which produces MAEPFDAVDVIRTKRDGGELSAAQIDWVIDAYVRTVVAEEQMAALAMAILLRGMNRAEIARWTAAMIASGERMDFSSLRHPTSDKHSTGGVGDKITLPLAPLVAVFDVAVPQLSGRGLGHTGGTLDKLEAIPGWRAALTNEEMMRQLDEVGAVICQAGSGLAPADRRLYALRDVTGTVEAIPLIASSIMSKKIAEGTASLVLDVKVGSGAFMKDLDQARELARTMVALGHDAGVDTRALLTDMSTPLGLTAGNAIEVAESVEVLAGGGPQDVVDLTIALAREMLDAAGRPDADPEAALKDGRAMDVWNRMIRAQGGDPTAAMPVAKESETVLAPADGVLVGLDALAVGVAAWRLGAGRARRDDVVQAGAGVVLHAKPGAVVRAGEPLMTLLTDTPDRFARAREALADAVTIAPEGSRPALADGVVLERIVAE; this is translated from the coding sequence ATGGCCGAGCCCTTCGACGCCGTCGACGTCATCCGCACCAAGCGCGACGGCGGTGAGCTCTCCGCGGCCCAGATCGACTGGGTGATCGACGCGTACGTGCGCACCGTCGTCGCGGAGGAGCAGATGGCCGCCCTCGCGATGGCCATCCTGCTGCGCGGCATGAACCGCGCCGAGATCGCCCGCTGGACCGCCGCGATGATCGCGAGCGGTGAGCGGATGGACTTCTCCTCGCTGCGTCACCCCACCTCGGACAAGCACTCCACCGGTGGTGTGGGCGACAAGATCACGCTGCCGCTGGCGCCGCTGGTCGCCGTGTTCGACGTCGCGGTGCCGCAGTTGTCCGGCCGCGGCCTCGGCCACACGGGCGGCACGCTGGACAAGCTCGAGGCGATCCCGGGCTGGCGCGCCGCCCTGACCAACGAGGAGATGATGCGGCAGCTCGACGAGGTCGGCGCCGTCATCTGCCAGGCGGGCTCCGGCCTCGCCCCGGCCGACCGTCGTCTCTACGCGCTGCGCGACGTGACGGGCACGGTCGAGGCCATCCCGCTCATCGCCTCCTCGATCATGAGCAAGAAGATCGCCGAGGGCACCGCCTCGCTCGTCCTCGACGTGAAGGTCGGCTCCGGCGCGTTCATGAAGGACCTCGACCAGGCGCGCGAGCTGGCCCGGACGATGGTCGCGCTCGGCCACGACGCCGGAGTGGACACCCGCGCGCTGCTCACCGACATGTCCACGCCGCTCGGTCTCACCGCCGGCAACGCGATCGAGGTCGCGGAGTCGGTCGAGGTGCTGGCCGGCGGAGGGCCGCAGGACGTCGTCGACCTCACGATCGCGCTCGCGCGCGAGATGCTCGACGCCGCCGGTCGCCCCGACGCCGACCCCGAGGCGGCGCTCAAGGACGGCCGCGCGATGGACGTCTGGAACCGGATGATCCGCGCGCAGGGCGGCGACCCGACGGCGGCGATGCCCGTCGCGAAGGAGAGCGAGACGGTGCTGGCCCCGGCCGACGGCGTCCTGGTCGGGCTCGACGCGCTGGCCGTCGGCGTGGCCGCGTGGCGCCTCGGCGCCGGACGAGCGCGACGCGACGACGTCGTGCAGGCCGGTGCCGGCGTCGTGCTGCACGCCAAGCCGGGCGCCGTCGTCCGCGCGGGCGAGCCGCTGATGACGCTGCTCACCGACACGCCCGACCGCTTCGCGCGGGCCCGGGAGGCCCTGGCCGACGCCGTGACGATCGCCCCCGAGGGCTCGCGCCCCGCGCTGGCCGACGGCGTCGTGCTCGAGCGCATCGTCGCGGAGTAG